The following proteins come from a genomic window of Crinalium epipsammum PCC 9333:
- a CDS encoding type II toxin-antitoxin system RelE family toxin — MVEVRFTQAFKRRLKALSKRYRQIQQDIQPIIDELQNGQFIGDQISGTDFTVFKVRAKNSDIPTGKSGGYRLIYQLVSPLCVLLLLIYAKSEQTDVSLEEIDDAINKA; from the coding sequence ATGGTTGAAGTTCGCTTTACTCAGGCATTTAAGCGTCGTCTTAAAGCACTTTCAAAACGGTATCGCCAGATTCAACAAGATATTCAACCTATCATTGACGAGCTTCAAAATGGACAATTCATCGGCGACCAAATTTCTGGAACAGATTTTACCGTATTCAAAGTGCGAGCCAAAAACAGCGACATTCCCACAGGAAAAAGTGGTGGCTATCGGCTAATCTATCAATTAGTTTCTCCTCTCTGTGTTCTTTTGCTCTTAATCTATGCCAAATCAGAGCAAACCGATGTCAGCCTAGAAGAAATTGACGATGCAATTAACAAGGCATAG